In a genomic window of Bradyrhizobium ontarionense:
- a CDS encoding AEC family transporter: MQAVLNSALPIFALILTGFLCGWFGVFDRTATDNLNRFAVYLALPALIFTAMSRIGVEQVSQFGFIGAFCGGIAATFATGFVISRLRGRRIANASIEGLDAGYSNVGFMGIPMCLLVFGPDSAPASIIATLFTACVLFLFAIVVVEMDLQKGASLGATVAKVARSLLTSPLFIAPVAGLEVGLSGFALPAPLLSFTTLLGGAASPAALVCIGLFLAQERVVTHDAASIGILVSLKLVMQPAVTALLAFHVFSMPPLWSHSAVILSALPIGSGPFTIAKLYGLEAGVTSGAILVSHIFAVLTVSLLVAWLAPG; the protein is encoded by the coding sequence ATGCAGGCCGTCCTCAATTCCGCTCTTCCCATCTTCGCGCTGATCCTGACCGGGTTCCTGTGCGGCTGGTTCGGTGTGTTCGATCGCACCGCGACCGACAACCTGAATCGTTTCGCCGTCTATCTGGCGCTGCCGGCGCTGATCTTCACGGCGATGTCCAGGATTGGAGTCGAGCAGGTCAGCCAGTTCGGCTTCATCGGCGCCTTCTGCGGCGGCATTGCCGCGACCTTCGCGACCGGCTTCGTGATCAGCAGGCTGCGCGGCCGCCGAATCGCCAATGCCAGCATCGAGGGCCTCGATGCCGGCTACAGCAATGTCGGCTTCATGGGCATTCCGATGTGCCTGCTGGTGTTCGGCCCGGACAGCGCGCCGGCCTCGATCATCGCCACTTTGTTCACGGCCTGCGTGCTGTTCCTGTTCGCGATCGTCGTCGTCGAGATGGATCTGCAGAAGGGGGCCTCGTTGGGTGCGACGGTCGCCAAGGTCGCACGCTCGCTGTTGACCAGCCCGTTGTTCATCGCACCCGTCGCCGGGCTCGAGGTGGGCCTGAGCGGCTTCGCGCTGCCCGCGCCGTTGCTGAGCTTCACGACCCTGCTCGGCGGCGCCGCGTCGCCGGCCGCATTGGTCTGCATCGGCCTGTTCCTGGCGCAGGAGCGGGTGGTCACGCACGATGCAGCCTCGATCGGCATCCTTGTCTCGCTGAAGCTCGTGATGCAGCCGGCAGTGACCGCGCTGCTCGCCTTTCACGTGTTCTCGATGCCGCCGCTGTGGTCGCATTCGGCCGTGATCCTGAGCGCGCTGCCGATCGGCTCCGGTCCGTTCACGATCGCCAAGCTCTACGGCCTCGAGGCCGGCGTCACCTCGGGCGCGATTCTCGTCTCGCACATCTTCGCCGTTCTCACCGTCTCGCTGCTCGTGGCCTGGCTCGCGCCGGGCTGA